Proteins encoded within one genomic window of Dyadobacter chenhuakuii:
- the eboC gene encoding UbiA-like protein EboC (EboC, a homolog the polyprenyltransferase UbiA, belongs to system of proteins involved in the trafficking of precursor metabolites to an extracytoplasmic compartment so that the biosynthesis of certain natural products, such as scytonemin, can be completed.), producing the protein MSSIKPYLQLTRPANVVTAFTDIFAGMAIVQFTFSDYNPALLLISTMGLYGGGVVMNDVFDAKLDAVERPERPIPSGKVPLRSATMMGLTLLFLGVLAATMFSALSGMIAIVVALLTVIYNRFAKHSRILGPLTMGMCRGGNLILGMSVLPESLQQWSWIAIFPILYIGAITLISQDEVHGGKKTTLYIAALLYMIVLFAQLKFANEHGNLLYTLPFILLHAWLIFRPLWNAMQNPVGPLIGKAVKAGVISLIVMNASWCVAFGLWPLALLVLALLPLSMLLAKVFAVT; encoded by the coding sequence GTGAGCAGCATAAAACCCTATCTGCAGCTAACCCGTCCTGCTAATGTTGTAACCGCATTCACCGACATTTTTGCGGGAATGGCCATTGTACAATTTACTTTTTCAGATTACAACCCTGCCCTGCTGCTCATTTCAACCATGGGTTTGTATGGCGGCGGCGTAGTGATGAACGATGTTTTCGACGCAAAGCTCGATGCCGTCGAGCGTCCCGAGCGTCCTATCCCGAGCGGGAAAGTGCCGCTGAGGTCAGCGACGATGATGGGTTTAACATTGCTTTTCCTTGGCGTGCTCGCTGCTACAATGTTCAGTGCATTAAGCGGGATGATCGCCATTGTGGTGGCATTGCTAACCGTGATTTACAACCGTTTTGCGAAGCATAGCCGGATTTTAGGACCATTAACAATGGGTATGTGCCGCGGTGGCAACCTGATTTTAGGTATGAGTGTGCTACCCGAATCGTTGCAGCAATGGTCCTGGATTGCCATTTTTCCCATCTTATACATTGGTGCTATCACGCTGATCAGCCAGGATGAGGTGCACGGCGGCAAGAAAACGACGCTTTACATTGCGGCGCTCTTATATATGATCGTGCTGTTTGCCCAGTTAAAATTCGCTAATGAGCATGGTAACCTGCTGTACACATTACCATTTATATTGTTACATGCCTGGCTCATATTCAGGCCCTTATGGAATGCAATGCAAAATCCCGTCGGGCCGTTAATTGGTAAGGCAGTGAAGGCGGGCGTTATTTCTCTTATAGTGATGAATGCTTCGTGGTGCGTTGCCTTTGGGCTGTGGCCGCTGGCATTGCTGGTTTTGGCGTTATTGCCCTTATCAATGCTTTTAGCAAAGGTTTTTGCGGTAACTTAG
- a CDS encoding Gfo/Idh/MocA family protein has protein sequence MAGIALAGSTLPAVTILNPNRAFAGVNAETLKVGLIGCGGRGSGAANQALKADPNVVLHAMGDIFKDKLDSSFDNLTKVHGAKVKVDEGHKFVGFDAFKKVLDSGVDVVILATPPHFRPEHLTAAINAGKHVFCEKPVAVDAPGVRKVLEAAKLAKQKNVALMSGFCWRYHEPKRASFGKILDGAVGDISAIYNTYDTGTLWSFPRVQGWTDAEYVLRNWTYYTWLAGDHIVEQAVHSIDMMSWAMGGKLPVSAVGTGGRQVRTDSLFGNIFDHFSVVYDYENGAKGFHHSRQQANCENSYLVETIGTKGRAMVNCARNVHEIFGQNPWKYTGAQNDMYQTEHNELFASIRSGKHVNDGEFMAQSTLIAIMGRMAAYTGKRVTWDEAMNSTEKLGPDTYSFDMKPPVVEVAKPGITAFS, from the coding sequence ATGGCGGGCATTGCGCTGGCAGGCAGCACATTACCAGCTGTTACTATTCTTAATCCAAACCGCGCGTTTGCAGGCGTTAATGCCGAAACGCTGAAAGTAGGTTTGATCGGTTGCGGCGGACGCGGGTCCGGTGCGGCAAACCAAGCTTTGAAAGCAGATCCTAATGTTGTTCTCCACGCAATGGGAGACATATTCAAAGACAAATTAGATTCTTCATTCGATAACCTGACCAAAGTACACGGCGCGAAAGTGAAAGTGGACGAAGGTCATAAGTTCGTAGGTTTTGATGCTTTCAAAAAGGTGCTTGATTCGGGTGTTGACGTTGTGATCCTTGCAACGCCTCCGCATTTCCGTCCGGAACATTTGACAGCAGCAATCAATGCAGGCAAGCACGTTTTCTGTGAAAAACCTGTGGCGGTGGATGCACCGGGTGTCCGCAAGGTTTTGGAAGCGGCTAAATTGGCTAAACAAAAAAATGTAGCCTTAATGTCCGGCTTCTGCTGGCGCTATCATGAGCCAAAACGTGCGAGTTTCGGAAAGATTCTGGATGGCGCCGTTGGTGATATTTCTGCGATTTATAACACTTACGATACAGGCACATTATGGTCTTTCCCTCGCGTACAAGGCTGGACGGACGCAGAATATGTATTGCGTAACTGGACTTACTACACCTGGCTTGCCGGTGACCATATCGTGGAGCAGGCTGTGCACAGCATTGACATGATGTCGTGGGCAATGGGCGGCAAATTGCCGGTTTCGGCAGTAGGAACGGGCGGCCGTCAGGTTCGTACGGATTCTCTTTTCGGTAATATTTTCGATCACTTCTCAGTGGTTTACGATTATGAAAACGGTGCAAAAGGTTTCCACCATTCAAGACAGCAAGCCAATTGCGAAAACAGTTATCTTGTAGAAACGATCGGGACAAAAGGTCGCGCTATGGTAAACTGCGCAAGAAACGTGCATGAAATTTTTGGACAAAATCCATGGAAATACACGGGTGCTCAGAATGATATGTACCAAACTGAGCACAACGAGCTTTTCGCATCGATCCGTAGCGGTAAGCACGTAAATGATGGTGAATTCATGGCGCAAAGCACATTGATCGCTATCATGGGAAGAATGGCTGCGTACACAGGAAAGCGCGTAACCTGGGATGAAGCAATGAACTCAACAGAAAAATTAGGTCCGGACACTTACAGCTTCGATATGAAGCCGCCGGTTGTTGAAGTTGCTAAACCTGGTATCACGGCGTTTTCATAA
- a CDS encoding TatD family hydrolase: MCLNTNDIAPNPSHFEDSEETATPAHRDIAWNDYKDLIKGMRFFDPHIHMVSRTTDDYQAMHQAGIVALIEPAFWVGQPRTGLSSFKDYYSSLVGWERFRSSQFGIKHYCTMGLNSREANNEPLAEQVMEILPLYIYKEGVVGVGEIGFDDQTPAEEKYYRLQLELAKKAKLPVQIHTPHRDKKKGTERSMAIALEHGIDPSWVIVDHNNEETVKSVLDKGFWAAFTIYPFTKMGNERMVKVVEQYGPERIMVNSAADWGISDPLAIPKTAALMKMRGISDETIRLVTYQNAIDAFGKSGQIDVTDFESGYAIDHTEKFHGNSILRGGQQPVPAKDSLVIN, encoded by the coding sequence ATGTGCCTTAACACTAACGATATAGCACCCAATCCTTCGCATTTTGAAGACAGCGAAGAAACGGCAACTCCTGCGCACCGCGACATTGCCTGGAACGACTACAAAGACCTGATCAAAGGAATGCGCTTTTTTGACCCGCATATCCACATGGTTTCGCGAACAACTGATGATTACCAGGCCATGCATCAAGCCGGCATTGTGGCATTGATCGAGCCTGCATTCTGGGTTGGGCAGCCGCGTACGGGGCTTTCCAGCTTTAAAGATTATTACAGCAGCCTGGTGGGCTGGGAAAGATTCCGCTCTTCGCAGTTTGGCATTAAACATTACTGCACGATGGGGCTTAACTCCCGGGAAGCGAACAATGAGCCGCTGGCTGAGCAGGTGATGGAAATTCTGCCGTTATACATTTACAAAGAAGGCGTCGTAGGCGTGGGCGAAATTGGTTTTGACGACCAGACGCCCGCCGAAGAAAAATATTACCGTTTGCAGCTGGAACTTGCAAAAAAAGCCAAACTTCCCGTGCAGATCCACACGCCGCACCGCGACAAGAAAAAAGGAACGGAACGCAGCATGGCCATTGCATTGGAACACGGCATCGACCCTTCGTGGGTGATCGTGGACCATAATAATGAGGAAACGGTCAAAAGTGTGCTGGACAAAGGTTTTTGGGCAGCATTTACCATTTATCCTTTTACCAAAATGGGCAATGAGCGCATGGTAAAAGTGGTGGAACAATATGGTCCTGAACGCATTATGGTCAATTCGGCGGCTGACTGGGGCATTTCAGATCCGCTGGCCATTCCTAAGACGGCTGCATTGATGAAAATGCGTGGCATTTCAGATGAAACGATTCGCCTTGTTACTTACCAAAATGCGATTGATGCATTTGGCAAAAGCGGACAGATCGATGTGACTGATTTCGAGTCGGGTTATGCCATTGACCATACTGAAAAGTTTCATGGAAACAGCATTTTGAGAGGCGGACAGCAACCTGTGCCGGCCAAAGATTCATTAGTTATTAATTAA
- a CDS encoding Na+/H+ antiporter, whose product MIHDNLLLIISLLFIVSMLTMLSEKIGVSYPIFLVIAGLLISFIPGMPHMQLEPDWVFLIFLPPLLYSAAWNTSWKDFWESRRPIGLLSIGLVVFTATAVAYLSSAIIPGFTLAMGFLLGGVISPPDAVAATSVLQGLKVPKRVVTILEGESLVNDASSLIVFRFALATIATGEFVLWKAEVNFFVVAGMGIVVGLVIGHILYFVHKYFPTTPSIDTALTFITPYMMYIAAEHFEYSGVLAVVSGGLFLSFRAHEVFAYQSRMQSTYVWETVIFLLNGIVFILIGLQLPEVMIGLQAYTLGEVISYAVIISIVTIIIRIIWVYPGTYLPHLLSKKVREKEARPSWRTTFIVAWSGMRGVVSLASALAIPLTLDGKAYPHRDLILFITFVVILFTLVLQGLSLPWLIRLLKIEDPGENMTEQKAIINARLATVSLEYMQSNYEGEISQFEPFRLLKDRYEKIIELADTRYLDIDNNATIGFARAYRKMLVEIVGIKREEIRKIRRDKVCSDELIRTKERELDLEEARLRNSG is encoded by the coding sequence ATGATTCACGATAATTTACTATTAATCATTTCCCTGCTTTTCATCGTTTCAATGCTCACCATGCTGAGCGAAAAAATCGGGGTCTCCTATCCTATCTTTCTGGTAATCGCAGGCTTACTGATCAGTTTTATTCCCGGAATGCCGCATATGCAACTGGAACCCGACTGGGTTTTTCTGATATTCCTGCCCCCGCTTTTATACTCCGCAGCATGGAATACTTCCTGGAAGGATTTCTGGGAATCCAGGCGGCCGATCGGTTTGCTTTCAATTGGCCTGGTGGTTTTTACAGCGACAGCGGTCGCCTATCTTTCGAGCGCAATTATTCCCGGATTTACATTGGCAATGGGCTTTTTGCTTGGCGGTGTTATTTCTCCGCCGGATGCTGTGGCTGCGACTTCGGTTTTACAGGGACTTAAAGTTCCGAAACGCGTGGTTACCATTCTGGAAGGGGAAAGCCTGGTGAATGATGCTTCCTCACTGATTGTGTTCAGGTTTGCGCTGGCGACCATTGCTACGGGTGAATTTGTGCTCTGGAAAGCGGAAGTCAACTTTTTTGTAGTGGCCGGGATGGGCATTGTGGTAGGGCTTGTGATCGGGCACATTCTTTATTTTGTACACAAATATTTTCCAACTACGCCGAGCATCGATACTGCGCTTACATTCATTACACCTTATATGATGTATATCGCGGCAGAGCATTTTGAATACTCAGGCGTGCTGGCCGTTGTAAGCGGCGGATTGTTTTTGAGCTTCCGTGCCCACGAAGTTTTTGCTTACCAGTCGCGTATGCAGAGCACTTATGTGTGGGAAACGGTTATTTTCCTGCTCAATGGCATTGTTTTCATTCTCATCGGTCTGCAACTGCCGGAAGTCATGATAGGGCTTCAAGCATACACATTGGGTGAAGTGATCTCTTATGCGGTCATTATCAGCATTGTTACCATTATTATCCGCATAATATGGGTTTATCCGGGAACATATTTACCGCATTTATTATCAAAAAAAGTAAGGGAAAAAGAAGCAAGGCCGAGCTGGCGGACGACATTCATTGTGGCTTGGAGTGGTATGCGCGGCGTTGTTTCTCTCGCATCCGCCCTGGCGATCCCGCTCACGCTTGATGGAAAAGCTTATCCGCACCGCGACCTGATCCTGTTTATCACGTTTGTAGTGATCCTATTCACGCTGGTTTTGCAGGGACTCAGCCTTCCCTGGCTAATTCGCCTGCTCAAAATTGAAGATCCGGGTGAGAACATGACCGAACAAAAAGCGATCATTAATGCGCGCCTGGCCACGGTGAGTCTGGAATATATGCAGTCCAACTATGAAGGTGAAATCTCACAATTCGAGCCTTTCAGACTTTTGAAAGACCGTTATGAAAAGATCATCGAGCTGGCCGACACGCGTTATCTGGATATCGACAACAATGCGACCATTGGTTTTGCAAGAGCTTACCGGAAAATGCTCGTGGAAATTGTGGGCATTAAGCGCGAGGAGATAAGAAAAATTCGCCGGGACAAGGTTTGTTCCGACGAATTGATAAGGACGAAAGAAAGAGAATTAGACCTGGAAGAAGCCAGGCTGAGAAACTCGGGCTGA
- a CDS encoding EboA domain-containing protein: MSDIIKQNLWDIIVLNTSESEAEWLQNRAASSRMDLMTAFVAAPRFLSKKIIFINQDQQFALNAEIPGFSVEGWSLVRLARVWLLTQLDPSDKEDYVKDIETLFDTAEMNELVALYAALPVLSYPDQWLFRATDAVRSNMGFVFDAIALHNPYPEKHFSELAWNQLVLKTIFNDKPIHFIEGLDNRANEKLAMTLSDFAHERWAAGRSVPAQVWRLAGRFMNTTLLADMQHLFDSEQVDDRKAAALACNDSSLAPAHYLLAKYIDLEKSVKSGALAWADLEH, translated from the coding sequence ATGTCCGATATCATAAAACAGAATCTTTGGGATATCATCGTCCTCAACACCTCTGAATCTGAGGCTGAATGGTTACAAAACAGAGCTGCGTCGAGCCGGATGGATTTGATGACGGCTTTCGTTGCGGCACCAAGGTTTCTTTCCAAAAAGATCATTTTCATAAATCAAGATCAGCAATTTGCGCTGAATGCTGAAATCCCCGGATTTTCGGTGGAAGGCTGGTCGCTGGTCCGGCTTGCAAGGGTTTGGTTACTGACCCAGCTTGATCCTTCCGACAAGGAGGATTATGTCAAAGACATTGAAACGCTCTTCGACACGGCCGAAATGAATGAACTGGTGGCGCTTTATGCTGCATTACCCGTGCTTTCCTACCCCGACCAATGGCTTTTCAGGGCCACCGATGCGGTCCGCTCCAATATGGGCTTCGTTTTTGACGCCATAGCATTGCATAACCCTTACCCGGAGAAACATTTCAGCGAACTGGCCTGGAACCAGCTGGTTTTGAAAACCATATTCAATGATAAACCTATTCATTTCATAGAAGGCCTCGACAATCGTGCAAACGAGAAACTTGCGATGACACTTTCCGACTTCGCGCACGAACGGTGGGCCGCAGGAAGGAGCGTTCCGGCGCAGGTTTGGCGGCTGGCGGGCAGGTTTATGAATACAACATTACTGGCTGATATGCAGCATTTATTTGATTCTGAACAAGTTGATGACCGAAAAGCTGCTGCATTGGCTTGCAATGATTCCTCACTTGCCCCGGCCCATTATCTTTTGGCAAAATATATTGACCTTGAAAAATCAGTTAAGTCCGGCGCTCTGGCCTGGGCCGATCTCGAACACTGA
- a CDS encoding MgtC/SapB family protein, which yields MEFLPEDIYKLLASFLLGAVIGMEREYRSKSAGLRTMILIAVGSTLFTILSIKISADAGRIAANILTGIGFIGAGIIFRENNRVVGITTAAIVWVTAAIGMGIGAGFYGVTIATFVISGLSLVILAPIQKFIRKKSQIRSYRVVCPYQKKTLKLYEELFKEHDLTILQGAQSRSGGQITGNWTLQGSEKKHDKLTHHLLNDQGIIEFDF from the coding sequence ATGGAGTTTTTGCCCGAAGACATTTATAAGCTGCTAGCTTCCTTTTTGCTCGGAGCTGTGATCGGTATGGAACGGGAATACCGGAGTAAGTCGGCGGGGCTGCGGACCATGATCCTGATTGCGGTGGGATCGACATTGTTTACAATCCTCTCCATCAAGATCAGTGCAGATGCGGGAAGAATTGCGGCGAACATTCTAACAGGGATTGGCTTTATCGGTGCCGGGATCATCTTCCGGGAAAATAACCGGGTCGTAGGCATTACAACGGCTGCTATTGTCTGGGTAACGGCGGCGATAGGAATGGGCATCGGTGCTGGTTTTTACGGGGTTACCATTGCTACATTCGTTATTTCAGGACTATCGCTGGTAATCCTCGCGCCTATCCAGAAATTCATTCGCAAAAAAAGCCAGATCCGCAGTTACAGAGTCGTATGCCCTTACCAGAAAAAGACGCTGAAACTGTACGAGGAATTGTTTAAAGAGCACGACCTGACAATCCTTCAAGGCGCGCAGAGCCGTTCCGGCGGACAGATCACGGGAAACTGGACATTACAAGGCTCAGAGAAAAAACACGATAAGCTGACGCATCATTTGCTGAATGACCAGGGGATCATTGAATTTGATTTCTGA
- a CDS encoding aminopeptidase P family protein has product MRYAPIGKELFIENRRRLTQLLRPKSLVILNSNDLMPTNADGTMGFKQSTDLFYLTGVDQEETILVLSPEHPDEKLREVLFLRETNETIAVWEGEKLTKEQAREVTGIKTIYWTHQYETVFRNIVFEADQVYLNTNEHTRNDSLVQTRETRFINEFREKYPIHTLARLAPLMHQLRAIKQPREIELLQKACDITKLGFERLLTFVKPDVQEFEIEAELLHEFVRNRSKGFAYQPIIASGANACVLHYIQNDQPCKGGDVLLLDVAAEYANYGADLTRSIPVNGRFTKRQRDVYDAVLRVFKAAKGMLVAGNIWDEYHLEVGKIMESELIGLGLITKDDIAKQDPETPAYKKYFPHGTSHFLGLDIHDVGDKYRRFEPGMVFTCEPGIYIREEGLGIRLENDILITEDGNRDLMAHIPIEAEEIEEMMNR; this is encoded by the coding sequence ATGCGCTACGCCCCCATCGGCAAGGAGCTTTTTATAGAAAACCGCCGCCGACTTACCCAATTATTGAGGCCAAAATCCCTGGTTATATTGAATTCCAATGACCTGATGCCTACGAATGCAGACGGCACAATGGGTTTCAAGCAAAGTACGGATCTGTTTTACTTAACCGGCGTAGACCAGGAGGAAACAATCCTCGTCCTGTCTCCCGAACATCCCGATGAAAAGCTTCGGGAAGTCCTTTTTTTGAGGGAAACCAATGAAACTATTGCCGTTTGGGAAGGAGAAAAGCTGACCAAAGAACAGGCCAGAGAAGTAACGGGCATCAAAACCATTTACTGGACGCATCAATACGAAACCGTTTTCCGCAACATTGTTTTTGAAGCGGATCAGGTTTATTTAAATACCAATGAACACACCAGAAACGATTCTTTGGTGCAAACGCGTGAGACACGGTTTATAAACGAGTTCAGGGAAAAATATCCTATCCATACATTGGCAAGGCTGGCTCCTTTAATGCACCAGCTGAGGGCTATTAAGCAGCCCAGAGAAATTGAGTTGCTTCAAAAAGCATGTGACATTACCAAACTCGGTTTCGAACGGTTATTGACATTCGTAAAACCTGATGTTCAGGAATTTGAGATAGAGGCTGAGCTGCTCCATGAATTTGTCCGCAATCGTTCCAAAGGCTTTGCTTACCAGCCGATCATTGCATCGGGCGCTAATGCGTGTGTGTTGCACTACATTCAAAATGACCAGCCCTGCAAAGGTGGTGACGTGCTCTTGCTAGATGTTGCTGCAGAATATGCCAACTACGGAGCAGATCTGACGCGCAGCATTCCGGTGAATGGCCGCTTTACAAAAAGGCAGCGCGATGTTTATGATGCGGTTTTGCGTGTTTTCAAAGCGGCAAAGGGAATGTTGGTTGCGGGCAATATCTGGGATGAGTATCATTTGGAAGTGGGCAAAATTATGGAAAGCGAACTCATCGGACTGGGCTTGATTACCAAAGATGACATCGCCAAACAAGATCCCGAAACGCCTGCCTACAAGAAATATTTCCCGCACGGAACTTCCCATTTTCTGGGTCTGGACATTCACGACGTAGGCGATAAATACCGTCGGTTTGAGCCTGGAATGGTGTTTACATGTGAGCCTGGTATTTACATTCGCGAGGAAGGACTAGGCATTCGCCTGGAAAATGACATCCTCATCACAGAAGATGGCAACCGCGATTTAATGGCACATATTCCGATTGAAGCGGAGGAGATCGAGGAGATGATGAATCGTTGA
- a CDS encoding 3-dehydroquinate synthase — protein sequence MQTIQQRFQVEYNYSVFFTENLFDTKNPLLQDFFNEYTEQGFQRKALVIVDEGFAQYHPDLSNQIQSYFAASVSHIQLAPEIIIVPGGEACKNDPALFESLVEAVDTYGIDRHSFIIGIGGGAVLDLVGYAAAVSHRGIKLIRIPTTVLSQNDSGVGVKNSINFRGKKNFLGTFAPPVAVFNDLTLLRTLDDRDWRGGVSEAIKVALIKDASFFEWIEEHTSALANRDEAAMAYLIHRCAEMHTDHIAGGDPFEFGSSRPLDFGHWAAHKLEFLTGFQVRHGEAVAIGIALDCVYAAKIGKLSETELNRILDVLGKLGFDLFHPKLSENDKINLRNGLNEFREHLGGRLTIMLLEKIGKGVEVHELDANIIAQSVDYLEGTKIIHAL from the coding sequence ATGCAAACCATACAACAGCGTTTCCAGGTAGAATACAATTATTCAGTATTCTTTACCGAAAATTTATTTGATACAAAAAACCCTTTGCTTCAAGACTTTTTCAACGAATACACCGAGCAGGGCTTCCAGCGCAAAGCGTTAGTGATTGTGGACGAGGGGTTTGCTCAATATCATCCCGATTTATCCAACCAGATCCAGTCCTATTTTGCTGCATCGGTTTCCCATATCCAGCTTGCTCCGGAAATCATTATCGTGCCCGGCGGTGAAGCTTGTAAAAATGATCCGGCCCTTTTCGAAAGCCTTGTTGAGGCGGTTGACACTTATGGCATTGACAGACACTCGTTTATCATTGGCATAGGAGGCGGCGCGGTGCTGGATCTGGTCGGTTACGCAGCCGCTGTTTCACACAGGGGCATTAAACTGATCCGCATCCCGACAACGGTTTTATCTCAAAACGATTCTGGTGTCGGCGTTAAAAACAGCATCAATTTCCGCGGCAAAAAGAACTTCCTGGGCACATTTGCGCCTCCGGTTGCCGTATTCAATGATCTGACTTTATTGAGAACGCTGGATGACCGCGACTGGCGGGGCGGCGTTTCGGAAGCGATCAAGGTTGCATTGATTAAGGACGCTTCATTTTTTGAGTGGATAGAAGAACACACTTCCGCATTGGCAAACCGCGACGAGGCAGCTATGGCTTACCTGATCCATCGCTGCGCAGAAATGCACACGGACCATATAGCAGGCGGTGATCCTTTCGAATTCGGTTCTTCCCGGCCACTGGATTTCGGTCACTGGGCAGCGCATAAGCTTGAATTTCTGACTGGTTTTCAGGTGCGCCACGGAGAAGCGGTGGCGATTGGCATTGCGCTGGATTGTGTTTATGCTGCCAAAATCGGGAAGCTGTCAGAAACAGAACTGAACCGTATCCTGGATGTTCTGGGGAAATTAGGTTTTGACCTTTTTCATCCAAAACTCTCTGAAAACGATAAAATAAACCTGCGTAATGGCCTGAACGAGTTCCGTGAGCATTTGGGCGGAAGACTCACCATTATGCTTTTGGAAAAAATAGGAAAGGGCGTCGAAGTTCATGAGCTGGACGCCAACATTATCGCACAATCGGTTGATTATCTGGAAGGAACAAAAATCATTCATGCATTATGA
- a CDS encoding S8 family serine peptidase, protein MKRLFLLAFVFAPFILSASPKYWIYLKNKDLNAAPAVSALTLENRLKLGLVASDEMDLPVKGEYERALREQSVSIINRSKWLNAVSAIMTSEQAMKVRELEFVQEVVPIDPGFYIARTKAIEKAQMAPVMSQVQANAFTKENISAKDVTIGVIDAGFYGADSSLSLTQIFKNKRILGIRDYVKPGRAGELLFSTAESFSDMHGTEVLAAIAGVDFQDEIQYGMATNAKFYLARTDYSLREYRGEEDNWIAAMEWMDSLGVRLINTSLGYAKGFSDPKENYVPSQMDGKTSAISKAAQIASDRKGIMLIVSAGNEGDDKSWEIVSAPADAKGVLAVGATNGKLWNRIGYSSVGPEFLSYVKPNVSCFSLYGTSLSAPVITGFAACLLQANPKLTNKELISLIEKSAHLYPYGNNFVGYGVPQASRALALAKAPYLPDNAKLINAKGRSCDVDVNTDEQMVAIYRKKSEKDVLAQQVAKVQNGKIALKRQNGERFTTIDLKNYVIEVSWD, encoded by the coding sequence ATGAAAAGATTGTTTCTGCTTGCGTTTGTTTTTGCACCTTTTATTTTGTCGGCGAGTCCGAAATACTGGATTTACCTCAAAAACAAGGACCTGAACGCCGCACCGGCTGTTTCTGCATTAACACTTGAAAACCGCCTCAAACTTGGTCTAGTCGCTTCGGACGAAATGGACCTGCCTGTAAAGGGCGAGTACGAGCGGGCACTACGCGAACAATCTGTCAGCATTATCAATCGTTCCAAATGGCTGAATGCAGTTTCTGCCATTATGACCAGCGAGCAGGCCATGAAAGTGCGCGAGCTGGAATTTGTTCAGGAAGTGGTTCCTATTGATCCCGGATTTTACATTGCGCGCACCAAAGCCATTGAAAAAGCACAAATGGCACCAGTAATGTCGCAAGTTCAGGCCAATGCATTTACAAAAGAGAACATTTCAGCCAAAGACGTGACCATAGGCGTGATCGACGCTGGTTTTTATGGCGCAGATTCTTCGCTTTCCCTCACACAGATTTTTAAGAACAAAAGGATTCTGGGCATCCGCGACTATGTAAAGCCGGGCCGCGCCGGAGAATTGCTTTTCAGCACTGCGGAATCGTTTTCGGACATGCACGGAACCGAGGTTTTAGCTGCGATCGCCGGCGTTGATTTTCAGGATGAGATTCAGTATGGCATGGCTACCAATGCCAAGTTTTATTTGGCCAGAACAGATTATTCATTGCGCGAATACAGGGGCGAGGAAGATAACTGGATCGCTGCCATGGAATGGATGGACAGCCTTGGCGTGCGTCTGATCAACACTTCATTGGGCTATGCCAAAGGATTTTCAGATCCAAAAGAAAATTATGTCCCTTCCCAAATGGACGGTAAAACTTCGGCTATTTCGAAGGCAGCACAGATTGCATCGGATAGGAAAGGTATTATGCTGATTGTTTCCGCCGGAAATGAAGGTGATGATAAGAGCTGGGAAATTGTTTCGGCCCCGGCTGATGCAAAAGGCGTTCTGGCAGTGGGTGCTACCAATGGAAAACTTTGGAACCGAATCGGTTATAGCAGTGTAGGGCCTGAGTTTTTATCTTATGTAAAGCCTAATGTTTCCTGCTTTTCGCTATATGGAACCTCATTATCAGCGCCTGTCATTACAGGTTTTGCAGCTTGTTTGTTACAGGCAAATCCCAAACTGACCAACAAAGAACTGATTTCTCTGATTGAAAAATCGGCGCATTTGTATCCATACGGAAATAATTTTGTAGGGTACGGCGTGCCGCAGGCTTCACGTGCGCTGGCATTGGCAAAAGCGCCCTATTTGCCTGATAATGCAAAACTTATCAATGCAAAAGGACGCAGTTGTGATGTAGATGTGAATACGGACGAGCAAATGGTAGCGATTTACCGCAAGAAGTCCGAGAAGGATGTTCTGGCGCAACAAGTAGCCAAAGTTCAGAATGGTAAAATCGCATTGAAACGTCAGAATGGCGAGCGCTTCACGACCATTGACCTGAAAAATTATGTGATAGAAGTGTCCTGGGATTGA
- a CDS encoding DUF5618 family protein, protein MSSIQEAKRYIDNAKEILRDKAGKEDGYYQDSKYVKMAGHTAYTGILVALDDLLGKKGKGRKDVDWYQQHLSQLDKKVLNAFLTTYQVLHLDMAYDGAKSARLAAIGLNEAEKIISWVETRSEAA, encoded by the coding sequence ATGAGCTCAATTCAGGAGGCGAAGCGTTACATTGACAATGCAAAGGAAATTCTTCGCGACAAAGCAGGGAAGGAAGACGGTTACTATCAGGATTCCAAATACGTAAAAATGGCCGGTCACACCGCTTACACCGGAATTCTGGTCGCGCTGGATGATTTGCTTGGCAAGAAAGGGAAAGGGCGAAAAGATGTGGATTGGTACCAACAACATCTTTCCCAACTCGACAAAAAGGTGCTCAATGCATTTTTGACAACTTACCAGGTGCTCCATTTGGACATGGCTTATGACGGGGCCAAAAGCGCCAGACTCGCCGCGATTGGGCTAAACGAAGCTGAGAAAATCATCTCCTGGGTTGAAACAAGAAGTGAGGCAGCCTAG